The nucleotide window TTATGTGGATGCGCTCGACGCCCCGGGCGTGCCACGATCGGGCGGAGGAGGTCACTTTTGCGTACTGAGGTATTCGAACCGGACGTCACCACCGGTGAGCTGGAGCTCGAGGAGCGCCACTCCCTGCGTCGGGTCGCCGGTCTCTCCACCGAGCTCACGGACGTCACCGAGGTCGAGTACCGGCAGCTGCGACTCGAACGTGTCGTGCTGGTCGGTGTCTGGACCGAGGGCACCATCGCCGATGCGGAGAACTCCCTCACGGAGCTCGCCGCGCTCGCCGAGACGGCCGGGTCCGAGGTGCTCGAGGGCCTGATCCAGCGGCGTAGCCGCCCCGACTCGGCCACCTTCATCGGCCGGGGCAAGGTCGACGAGCTGCGCGACGTTGTCGTCGCCACCGGCGCCGACACGGTCATCTGCGACGGCGAGCTGTCGCCCTCGCAGCTGCGCAAGCTCGAGCAGCAGGTCAAGGTCAAGGTCGTCGACCGCACCGCGCTGATCCTGGACATCTTCGCCCAGCACGCGAAGAGCAAGGAAGGCAAAGCGCAGGTCGAGCTGGCGCAACTCCAGTACCTGCTGCCCCGCCTGCGCGGCTGGGGTGAGTCGCTGTCCCGTCAGGGCGGCGGCGCGGGTGGCGGCTCGGGCGGCGGCGTCGGCACGCGTGGCCCCGGTGAAACCAAGATCGAGACCGACCGGCGGCGGATCAACACCCGCATCTCGCGCCTCAAGCGCGAGATCAAGGCCCTGCGGACGGTACGCCAGACGAAGCGCTCCAAGCGCACCAGCAGTGGCGTGCCCGCGGTCGCCATCGCCGGCTACACCAACGCCGGCAAGTCCAGCCTGCTGAACAGCCTCACCTCGGCGGGCGTGCTGGTCGAGGACGCGCTGTTCGCGACGCTGGATCCGACCACCCGCCGCACGGCGGCCGAGGACGGGCGGGTGTTCACGATCTCCGACACGGTCGGCTTCGTCCGGCACCTGCCGCACCACATCGTCGAGGCGTTCCGCTCGACGCTGGAGGAGGTGGCCTACTCCGACCTGGTCGTGCACGTGGTCGACGGGGCGCATCCGGACCCCGAGGGCCAGGTGACGGCCGTCCGGGAGGTGCTCGGCGACGTCGGCGCCGACCGGATCCCGGAGCTGCTGGTCGTCAACAAGATGGACGCGGCCGACGAGGAGACCATCCTGCGGCTCAAGCGGGCCTGGCCGGACGCGGTGTTCGTGTCGGCGCGCTCGGGCCTGGGCATCGCCGAGCTGCACGTGGCCATCGCGGAGCGGCTGCCGCGCCCGGCGGTCGACCTGCGGGTGCTGCTGCCCTACGACCGGGGTGACCTGGTGGCCCGGATCCACCGCGTCGGGCAGGTGCTGGAGACCCGCCACACCGAGGAGGGCACCGAGCTCCGGGTGCGGGTGGGCGAGCAGTTGGCCGCCGATCTTGCGGCTTTCCGCATGTAACGGCGTGGTTGTCGGATTCGTAAGCCGCACCAAGGTGATCCACGCGAAACACGGATTAGAGACGCCGCATGCGACACTGATCGGATGCGGCGTCTCGTGTTCCCGGTCATCCTTGCCTCCGGGCTTGTGATGTTGGGGGCCGTGCCCGCCTCTGCCGAACCCGCCCCCGCGGCGGACCCGGCGAAGGCAGCGGCCGGCAAGAAGCTTTGTAAGGTCACCGACTCGGCCCTGCCCGAGCTCTCCGGGATGGTCGCCGTCAAGAACGGCTACGTGGTCGTCAACGACAGCGCCGACCTGGAGAGCCAGAAGAAGGTCTTCTTCCTCGACGACGAGTGCGAGATCACAAAGCGCGTCGACTACAGCGGCAAGGGGCCCCTCGACACCGAGGACATGGCGCTGTCGCCGGACGGCAAGACGATCTGGATCGCCGACATCGGTGACAACAACGTCCGGGACAACCCCGACGACCCGCGCCCGACCGTCGGCCTCTGGAGCATGCCGGTCGACGGCTCCAAGAAGCCGAAGCTGCACCGCCTGGCGTACCCACAGGGCGACAACCACGACGCCGAGGCGCTGCTCCTCAACGGCGACGGCACGCCGATCATCGTGACCAAGGAGACGGTCGGCAAGCCGGCCGCCATCTACGTGCCGAAGGCGCCCCTGAAGGCCAACAACGAAGAGGGCGTGCCGCTCCAGAAGGTCGGCGAGGTCACACTGCCGCGCTCGGACACGCAGGGCAACCCGCTCGCCCGCCTCGCGCAGGGCATCGTCACGGGCGGCGCCGTCGCGCCGGGCGGGACGAAGGTCGTGCTCCGCACCTACCTCGACGCCTTCGAGTGGGACGTGTCGAACGGCGACGTGCTGGCTGCCCTCAAGAACAAGCCGCGCCAGACCGGCCTGCCCAACGAGCCGTTCGGCGAGGCGATCACCTACAGCCCCGACGGCAAGCAGTTCAACACGGTCTCCGACGTCGGCTCCTCCTCGGACGAGGAGGCCACCAACTACATCCTGGGCTACACCCCGGCGACGAAGGTCCTCGAGGCCAAGGCGTCCGGCGACGAGGACGGCGCGGCGAGCGGCGGCTCCTGGCTCGCGGATCTGAGCCTGTCCGACATCACCTACATGGTGGGCGGCGTCGGAGTGCTCGGCGCGATCCTGGTCGGCGCGGGCGTCTTCGGCATCATGCGGTCCCGCAAGAAGGCCCTGCTGGAGCCGCCCGCCGGCAAGAGCGTCGACCCGAACGGACCCAAGCCGATCGACGCCCGGACCGAGCTGCTGTCGGTCGGCGGACCGGCCGAGCGCCCGGGCGTCTACGGCGGCAACCGTGCACCTGTCGGAGCACCGTCCGGCCCGGGTGTCTACGGAGCCCAGCCGTCGGCGCCGCAGAAGGGCGGCGTCTACGGCGGTGGCGGCGGCCGTCCGCCGCAGGGCCAGCCCGCGGGTCGCCCCGCACCGCCGCCGGCCGGTCGCCCGGGTGGGGGTCGCCCCGGCGGCCCGCCGCCGGTGCAGCCCGGTCGTCCCGGTGTTGTCCAGCCCGGTCGCCCCGGCGGTGCCCAGCCCGGCCGTGGCGGCCAGCAGGGTCGCCCGGGTCAGGGCGGCGGTGGCCGCCCCGGCGGCGGCGTCTACGGCGCTCCGCCCGCTCCGCCACCGCCCACCGGCCGCCCGCCCGGCGGTGGGTCGCAGCGTCCGTCCGGATTCACCGGCCCGCAGGGCGGCAACCGGCAGCCCGGTCGCCCGGACGGCCGTCCGCCTTACGGCGTCTGATCCGCCTGTGCCGGGTCGTCAGACCCGGCGCAGGACCGCGACCACGCGGCCCATGATCGTGGCGTCGTCACCCGGGATCGGGTCGAACGCCGGGTTGGCCGGCATCAGCCACACGTGCCCGTCCCGCTGCCGGTAGCTCTTGACGGTCGCCTCGCCGTCGATCATCGCCGCCACTATCTCGCCGACGTTCGCCGTCGGCTGCTGGCGGACCACCACCCAGTCGCCGTTGCAGATCGCGGCGTCGATCATCGAGTCGCCCTTGACCTCGAGCATGAAGACGTCGCCCTCGCCGACCAGCTCGCGCGGCAGCGGGAAGAACTCCTCCACCGCCTGCTCGGCCAGGATCGGCCCGCCGGCGGCGATCCGGCCCAGCAGCGGCACGTAGGCCGGGGTCGGCCGGGCCGAGCGCAGCGTCTCGTCGTCGACCATCTCGCTGGGCGCCCGCACGTCGACCGCGCGCGGCCGGTTGGGATCACGCCGCAGGAAGCCCTTCTTCTCCAGCTCCTTGAGCTGGTAGGCGACGCTTGACGGCGACACGAGGCCGACCGCCTCGCCGATCTCGCGCACGCTCGGCGGGTAGCCGTAGCGCTCCACCCAGTCCCGGATGAACTCGAGGATCCGGCGCTGGCGGGCGGTCAGGTCGGCGGTGACCAGGTCGGGGAACTGACTGACCACCGGTGTCACGGCCCGCAGCTGCGGTGCCTCGCCGCCACGGGCGCGCGACGGCGTCCGGCGGCGGATGGCCGCCTTGGTGTTGGCGGGCTCGGGCTGCGGATCCTTCTGGTGTTGCCGGCTCGTCCGGTCGTCGGTCGACACGTCCGCCCTCCCTGTCGGCCAGTGCCTCATCGGCACGTGGTGCGCTCGCGGAGCCGGGCAGTCGCCGTGGGGATGGACTTATGCCCGGCTGACCCCTCTTGACCGAGAACGGTAACTGCGGCGTACGACATATTCAAACATCTGTACGACTTTCTCTCGGCGTGTCGCCCGTAAGTGCTCGACTTCCGTACGCCTGTTCTGATACACCGTCGTACGGACGTTCGATAGAACGCATGTCCGAGAGACGTATGCGAGGAAAGGAATATGCCGTGGTGACCACTGGTGCGCGCCGGCAGCCGGCCCCGTTGCGGCTGACCCGGCGGGGGCGCGTCGTCGTGCTGACCTTCTTCATCCTGCTCGCGTCTCTCGCGAGTGCCGTGTTGTGGACCACTGCGTCCAGGGCCGGCGATCCCGATGCCGGCCCGGCGCCTAGCGTCGTCGTCCAGCCGCACGACACGCTCTGGTCGATCGCGGGCCGCGCGGCCCCCGATCGCAGCCCGTGGGAGGTCGTCGCGGAGATCCGCCACCTCAACGGTCTCGACGGCTACTACATCCACGCCGGTGAGACTCTGATCCTTCCGCGCGAGCGCTGAAACACATTGTTGATCAAGACGTTTCGGTGCTGCCCGTGACCGGCGCGGTACCGGTCGTGTTGAGGTAGAAAATACGGCGCGCCGACGCGCCGGTGAACTTGCATCGACGTCGGCAGCGGCATAACGTCAACCCCAACATCTAGTAGTTACAAGGGTGTAAGTCATCCACAGGTTGGGGTCAGGCAGCCCCGCACACCACGGGTTCGTGCACAGCCACGAGGCGGGATCCACCGCCGCGGGGCTGTCGTTCGGCGTGCCCGTGAGGCGCTCTGCCGGCCCGCTCCCTGCCCGGGTGGCCGGGCCCGGTGACAGGGGGAGTTTCGGTGCGGTGTCCGTACTGCCGGCACGCCGACTCGCGGGTGGTCGATTCGCGAGAGGCTGACGACGGCCAGTTGATCCGTCGTCGGCGGTCGTGCCCCGAGTGCGGTAAGCGGTTCACCACGGTCGAGGAGGCCGTGCTGGCGATCGTGAAGCGCAACGGCGTCACCGAACCCTTCAGCAGGACCAAGATCATGAGTGGCGTTCGCAAGGCCTGTCAGGGCCGGCCGGTCGACGAGGACTCGATCGCGCTGCTCGCACAGAAGGTCGAGGAGACCATCCGGGCCAAGGGCGCGGCGGAGGTGCCGAGCCACGACGTTGGCCTCGCCATCCTCACGCCGCTGCGCGAGCTGGACCAGGTGGCCTACCTCCGCTTCGCGAGCGTCTACAAGTCCTTCGACTCGCTGGACGAGTTCGAACGTGAGATCACCGAGCTGCGCGAGGCGGCCACCGCCGGCGAGGCGGCCGAGCGGCACCTGGTCGCCGCGCGGTCCGGCAACCGGCCGCCGAAGGCCGGCGCACAGGAAAAGCTTGATGCAGGAAGCAATCGAGGGGGAGCACCAAATGGCCGGTGACGGCATGACAGCAGGCAGGCAGCGCAATCGCGCGAGCAGCGGGGGCGCCACGGCCGGGGGGCTGCGGATCGAGCGGGTCTGGACGACCGAGGGCGTCCACCCGTACGACGAGGTCGAGTGGGAGCGCCGCGACGTCGTCATGACGAACTGGCGGGACGGCTCGATCAACTTCGAGCAGCGCGGCGTCGAGTACCCCACCGCGTGGAGCGTCAACGCCGCCAACATCGTCACCACGAAGTACTTCCGGGGTGCGGTCGGCACGCCGGAGCGCGAGTGGTCGCTCAAGCAGCTCATCGACCGGGTCGTGCAGACCTACCGCAAGGCGGGCGAGGAGCACGGCTACTTCGCCAACCCGGGCGACGCCGAGCTCTTCGACCACGAGCTGACCTGGATGCTGCTGCACCAGGTGTTCAGCTTCAACTCGCCGGTCTGGTTCAACGTCGGCACGGCCTCGCCGCAGCAGGTCAGCGCCTGCTTCATCCTGTCCGTCGACGACTCGATGGACTCGATCCTCGACTGGTACAAGGAGGAGGGGCTGATCTTCAAGGGCGGCTCCGGCTCCGGGGTCAACCTGTCCCGGATCCGCTCCTCCAAGGAGCTGCTCTCCTCCGGCGGCACGGCCAGCGGCCCGGTCAGCTTCATGCGCGGCGCGGACGCCAGCGCCGGCACGATCAAGTCCGGCGGTGCGACCCGCCGCGCGGCCAAGATGGTGATCCTCGACGTCGACCACCCCGACATCGAGGAGTTCGTCACCACCAAGGCCCGCGAGGAGGACAAGATCCGGGCCCTGCGCGACGCCGGGTTCGACATGGACCTCGGCGGCAGCGACATCGTCTCGGTGCAGTACCAGAACGCCAACAACTCGGTCCGCGTCAGCGACGAGTTCATGCGGGCGGTCGAGGAGGGCGGCACGTTCGACCTCCGCGGCCGGATGAACGGCGAGACGATCGAGACCATCGACGCCAAGCGGCTGTTCACCGAGATCGCCAAGGCCGCGTGGGAGTGCGCCGACCCCGGCCTCCAGTACGACGACACGATCAACGACTGGCACACCAACCCGGAGACCGGCCGCATCACCGCGTCCAACCCGTGTTCGGAGTACATGTCGCTGGACGACTCGTCCTGCAACCTGGCCTCGCTCAACCTGATGAAGTTCCTCCGGGCCGACGGCGGCTTCGAGGTCGAGAAGTTCGTCAAGAGCGTCGAGTTCGTCATCACCGCGATGGACATCTCGATCTGCTTCGCCGACTTCCCGACCAAGCGGATCGGCGAGACCACGCGCGCCTACCGCCAGCTCGGCATCGGCTACGCGAACCTCGGCGCGCTGCTGATGGCCTCCGGCCTGCCGTACGACTCGGAGGGTGGCCGCAGCCTGGCCGCCGCCATCACCTCGCTGATGACCGGTGTGGCCTACCGCCGCTCCGCCGAGGTCGCCGGCGTCGTCGGCGCGTACGACGGCTACGCCCGCAACGCGGACGCGCACAAGCGGGTCATGCGCAAGCACGCCGCGGCGAACGACGAGATCCGCCCGTCGGGCACCGTCGCCACCGCGCTGGTCCGCGAGGCCACCAAGCAGTGGCAGCAGGGCAACAAGATCGGTGAGAAGAACGGCTGGCGCAACGCGCAGGCCTCCGTGCTCGCGCCGACCGGCACCATCGGCCTGATGATGGACTGCGACACCACCGGCGTCGAGCCCGACCTGGCCCTTGTCAAGTTCAAGAAGCTCGTCGGCGGCGGCTCGATGCAGATCGTCAACCAGACGGTCCCGCGCGCCCTGCGCAGCCTCGGCTACCCCGAGGAGCAGGTCGAGGCGATCGTCGAGCACATCGCCGACCACGGCATCGTCGTCGACGCGCCCGGCCTCAAGCCGGAGCACTACCCGGTCTTCGACTGCGCAATGGGCGAGCGGTCCATCGCCCCGATGGGCCACGTGCGGATGATGGCGGCCGTGCAGCCGTTCATCTCCGGCGCGATCTCCAAGACGATCAACATGCCGGAGTCGGCGACCGTCGAGGACATCGAGAACGTGCACTACCAGGGCTGGAAGCTCGGCCTCAAGGCACTCGCGATCTACCGCGACAACTGCAAGGTCGGCCAGCCGCTCTCGGCGGCCAAGCCGAAGGTGACCGCCGCCGTGGCGCCCGCCGCGGTGGTCGAGCCGGTCGTCGAGAAGGTCATCGAGTACCGCCCGGTCCGCAAGCGCCTGCCGAAGAAGCGCCCGTCCGAGACGGTCTCCTTCTCGGTCGGCGGCGCCGAGGGCTACCTGACCGCTTCGTCCTACCCGGACGACGGCCTCGGCGAGGTCTTCCTGAAGATGTCGAAGCAGGGCTCGACCCTGGCCGGCGTCATGGACGCCTTCTCGGTGGCGATCTCCATCGGCCTGCAATACGGCGTGCCGCTGGAGACCTACGTCAGCAAGTTCACGAACATGCGCTTCGAGCCGGCCGGCATGACCGACGACCCGGACATCCGCATGGCGGCGTCGGTGATGGACTACATCTTCCGTCGCCTCGCGCTGGACTTCCTGCCGTACGACACCCGTGCCGAACTGGGCATCTTCACCGCCAAGGAGCGCGCCGCGCAGATCCAGGCCGAGGCCGCGGCCGAGGCCGCCGGCGTCGACCTGGCCGGCATGGCCGCGTCCGCCCCGGTGTCCGCCCCGGTCGGCGCGGCCTCCGCCCCGGCGGCCACGGCCCCCGCGACCGAGGTCGAGGCCGGCAAGGGCACCCCGTCGGCGGTCGGCTCGTCGACCGAGCTCCTGGAGGTCGTCCTGGGCACCTCGGCCGACGCGCCGCTCTGCTTCACCTGCGGCACGAAGATGCGCCCGGCCGGAAGCTGCTACGTCTGCGAGGGCTGCGGCTCCACCTCGGGCTGCAGCTGAGCTACGAGTAACGGATGCCTCCCGCCCGACCAGGGTGGGAGGCATCCGTTCGTTCTACTCGGACCGGTCGGTCCAGGCGGGATCGCGGCCGGTCAGGCCGAGCATCCGGTCCAGCACCGGCGCCGTCGGGGGCACCGGCACCTCGTCCCCGTACGCCTTCATCTCGCGCCCGAGTCCGGCCGTCGCCGCGACCTCCTCGCGCAGGAATTCCAGCAGCCCCGGATCCCAGCTCACGTCCTGGCCGGCGGCGCGGGCCAGGTCCCACCCGTGCACCACGTACTCGACGAGGACCATCCCGCCGATCATCCGCGCGGGCATCACGTGCGGCCCGCCCATCGTGGCCGTGCCCTCCCACGCCGACGGCGCCGACCAGGCCGCGACGAGCTGCTCGATCTGGCGTTCCAGCCGCACCAGCGGATCGCCGTCCGGCGACATCTCGCCGTCCGAGTTGCGGCTGGCCCGGGCGAGCGCCGGCCCCCAGTGCAGCAGGTGCTCGATCAGGCCGCCGACGTCGAATTCGTCGCACGGCGTCCGCGCGCCGAACTGCTCGGGCCGGATGGCGCGGACGACGGCCGCCGTCGGCGGCGCCGCGAGGGCGATGAGTTCGTGTTCCCGCATGCCCACCGAGGGTAGGCGTTCTCCGCCGGGCCGTCTTGAAGGAACGCGACGCTAAGCTGCATCGATGGTCAGGGACGCGCGCGAGCTGCGCGGCGCGTGGGCCGCCTTCCAGAGCCACGGGTACGCCGACCCGCCGCCGGACCTCGCCGCCTTCGTGTCCCGGTACTGGTTCGCCGAGTGGGATCTGCGCGGCCAGGAGCCGTACCGGCAGAAGATCGTGCCCTATCCGAGCGTGTACCTGACCTTCCTGGACGGTGCCGCGATCGTGCGCGGCCCGGAGCGCGGGCACGTCGTCCGCGTCCTCGAGGGGCGTGGCCGGGTGTTCGGCGTGACCTTCCGCCCCGGCTGCTTCCGTCCGTTCCTCGGCGTACCGGTCTCGACCATCACCGGCCGCTCGCTGCCCGCCGCCGAGGTGTTCGGGCCGGACCTGCCGCGGGGCACGGTCGAGGAGGTCGACGCCTTCCTGCGTGCCGTCCTTCCGGCGGCCGATCCGCTGGCCGAGCTGGCCGGCGCCGTGGTGGCCCAGGTGCAGGCCGAGCCGCGGCTCACCCGCGTCGACGAGCTCGCCGCCCGGGCCGGCCTTGGCGTACGCCGGTTGCAGCGCCTGTTCGCCGACTATGTCGGGCTCGGTCCGAAGTGGGTGATCCGCCGCTACCGCCTGCACGAGGTCGGCGAGCGGCTCGCCGCCGGCGCGGACATCGACTGGGCCCGGCTGGCCGGCGAGCTCGGCTACGCCGACCAGGCGCACTTCACCCGCGACTTCACCGCCATGTTCGGCGAGCCGCCGACCGTGTACGCCCAGCGCTATCCGGAGCGGTAGGGAGCAGCGTCACTGATCGGAAGGGTTACGATTCGTAACTTTAACGGTTAAGTTCGGGGCGTGACAGACGACCGCCGCCGCCTCGAAGCCGCCAAGGTCGCCGTCGGCATCACCTTCGCCATCAACGGCCTCGGGTTCGCGGGCTGGTTCGCGAGGGTGCCCGCGGTCCGCGAGGACCTCGGACTGAGCTCGGCCGGGCTCGGCCTGCTGCTGCTCTGCCTCTCCGGCGCGGCCATCGCGGCGATCCCGCTGGCCGGGCCGCTGGTGCAGCGCCTCGGCCCGGCCCGCTCGGTCCTGATCGGCAGCATGGCCGTGGTGCTGGGCCTGCTCGGCCTGGCGTGCGGAACGATGTTCGGCTCGGTGCCGCTGGCGGGCGTGGGCCTGATGCTGCTCGGCGTCGGCAACAGCACCTGGGACGTGGCGATGAACGTCGAGGGCGCGGACGTCGAACGGCGCCTCGGGCGCACCCTCATGCCCCGTTTCCATGCCGGCTTCAGCCTCGGCACCGTGGCCGGCGCGGGTGTCAGCGCCGCCGCCGCGGCGATCGGCGTCGCGTTGTCGACGCAGCTCTTCCTCATGGCGGCACTGGCCGCGATCGTGATGACCCTGACGGTCCGCCGCTTCCTGCCGCACGCACCGGCGACGGCGGAGCAGCGCACGGCAGGTCGCGTCCGTGACGCCTGGCGCGAGCCGCGCACCCTGCTGATCGGCGTGATCATGCTGGGCTTCGGCTTCACGGAGGGCGCGGCGAACGACTGGCTGGCGATCGGCCTGGTCGACGGCTACCACGCCACGGAGACGGTCGGCGCCATCGGCTTCGGCTTCTTCGTGGTGGCGATGACCCTGGGCCGCCTCTTCGGCGGCTCCGCGATCGAGCGCTGGGGCCGCGTGACGGTGCTGCGCGCCACGGCGGTGTCGGCGTTGCTCGGCCTGCTGCTGGCGGTCTCCGGCATCGGCGTGCCGGTGGTGCTGGTCGGCGCGCTGCTCTGGGGCGCGGGCGCCTCGCTGGGCTTCCCGATCGGCATGAGCGCGGCCGCGGACGACCCGCTCCGCGCCGCGATCCGGGTGTCGGTGGCGGGCTCGATCGGCTACGCCGCCTTCCTCGCCGGCCCGCCGCTGATCGGCGTACTCGCGGAGCACTTCGGGGTGCTGCGGGCGCTGCTGGTGGTGCTGGTGGCGATCGGCCTCGGGCTGGCGGCCTCGGCCGCGGCCCGGCCGCTCCCGATCGGCCGCGCCGCGCGGGACGAGCCGGTCGCCACGCCCTGATCCGCCCCGGTCAGTGGCCGCCGGTGAGGAAGTCGCCGATCAGCGACGCCAGGAGTTCGGGCTGCTCGATCACCATGGCGTGCGAGGCGTCCTCGAGTTGCAGGTAGCGCATCCGCGGATTCGCCTTCGCGCCGGCCTCGGCCTGATCGAGCAGGAAGCTCCGGTGCGCCGCGTAGAGGTCCGCGAACGGCTCCTGCTCCGGCAGGTTCCGGGTCGCGAGCACGGCG belongs to Amorphoplanes digitatis and includes:
- the hflX gene encoding GTPase HflX; the protein is MGRRRSLLRTEVFEPDVTTGELELEERHSLRRVAGLSTELTDVTEVEYRQLRLERVVLVGVWTEGTIADAENSLTELAALAETAGSEVLEGLIQRRSRPDSATFIGRGKVDELRDVVVATGADTVICDGELSPSQLRKLEQQVKVKVVDRTALILDIFAQHAKSKEGKAQVELAQLQYLLPRLRGWGESLSRQGGGAGGGSGGGVGTRGPGETKIETDRRRINTRISRLKREIKALRTVRQTKRSKRTSSGVPAVAIAGYTNAGKSSLLNSLTSAGVLVEDALFATLDPTTRRTAAEDGRVFTISDTVGFVRHLPHHIVEAFRSTLEEVAYSDLVVHVVDGAHPDPEGQVTAVREVLGDVGADRIPELLVVNKMDAADEETILRLKRAWPDAVFVSARSGLGIAELHVAIAERLPRPAVDLRVLLPYDRGDLVARIHRVGQVLETRHTEEGTELRVRVGEQLAADLAAFRM
- the lexA gene encoding transcriptional repressor LexA, whose amino-acid sequence is MSTDDRTSRQHQKDPQPEPANTKAAIRRRTPSRARGGEAPQLRAVTPVVSQFPDLVTADLTARQRRILEFIRDWVERYGYPPSVREIGEAVGLVSPSSVAYQLKELEKKGFLRRDPNRPRAVDVRAPSEMVDDETLRSARPTPAYVPLLGRIAAGGPILAEQAVEEFFPLPRELVGEGDVFMLEVKGDSMIDAAICNGDWVVVRQQPTANVGEIVAAMIDGEATVKSYRQRDGHVWLMPANPAFDPIPGDDATIMGRVVAVLRRV
- a CDS encoding LysM peptidoglycan-binding domain-containing protein: MVTTGARRQPAPLRLTRRGRVVVLTFFILLASLASAVLWTTASRAGDPDAGPAPSVVVQPHDTLWSIAGRAAPDRSPWEVVAEIRHLNGLDGYYIHAGETLILPRER
- the nrdR gene encoding transcriptional regulator NrdR, with the translated sequence MRCPYCRHADSRVVDSREADDGQLIRRRRSCPECGKRFTTVEEAVLAIVKRNGVTEPFSRTKIMSGVRKACQGRPVDEDSIALLAQKVEETIRAKGAAEVPSHDVGLAILTPLRELDQVAYLRFASVYKSFDSLDEFEREITELREAATAGEAAERHLVAARSGNRPPKAGAQEKLDAGSNRGGAPNGR
- a CDS encoding vitamin B12-dependent ribonucleotide reductase — translated: MTAGRQRNRASSGGATAGGLRIERVWTTEGVHPYDEVEWERRDVVMTNWRDGSINFEQRGVEYPTAWSVNAANIVTTKYFRGAVGTPEREWSLKQLIDRVVQTYRKAGEEHGYFANPGDAELFDHELTWMLLHQVFSFNSPVWFNVGTASPQQVSACFILSVDDSMDSILDWYKEEGLIFKGGSGSGVNLSRIRSSKELLSSGGTASGPVSFMRGADASAGTIKSGGATRRAAKMVILDVDHPDIEEFVTTKAREEDKIRALRDAGFDMDLGGSDIVSVQYQNANNSVRVSDEFMRAVEEGGTFDLRGRMNGETIETIDAKRLFTEIAKAAWECADPGLQYDDTINDWHTNPETGRITASNPCSEYMSLDDSSCNLASLNLMKFLRADGGFEVEKFVKSVEFVITAMDISICFADFPTKRIGETTRAYRQLGIGYANLGALLMASGLPYDSEGGRSLAAAITSLMTGVAYRRSAEVAGVVGAYDGYARNADAHKRVMRKHAAANDEIRPSGTVATALVREATKQWQQGNKIGEKNGWRNAQASVLAPTGTIGLMMDCDTTGVEPDLALVKFKKLVGGGSMQIVNQTVPRALRSLGYPEEQVEAIVEHIADHGIVVDAPGLKPEHYPVFDCAMGERSIAPMGHVRMMAAVQPFISGAISKTINMPESATVEDIENVHYQGWKLGLKALAIYRDNCKVGQPLSAAKPKVTAAVAPAAVVEPVVEKVIEYRPVRKRLPKKRPSETVSFSVGGAEGYLTASSYPDDGLGEVFLKMSKQGSTLAGVMDAFSVAISIGLQYGVPLETYVSKFTNMRFEPAGMTDDPDIRMAASVMDYIFRRLALDFLPYDTRAELGIFTAKERAAQIQAEAAAEAAGVDLAGMAASAPVSAPVGAASAPAATAPATEVEAGKGTPSAVGSSTELLEVVLGTSADAPLCFTCGTKMRPAGSCYVCEGCGSTSGCS
- a CDS encoding TIGR03086 family metal-binding protein; protein product: MREHELIALAAPPTAAVVRAIRPEQFGARTPCDEFDVGGLIEHLLHWGPALARASRNSDGEMSPDGDPLVRLERQIEQLVAAWSAPSAWEGTATMGGPHVMPARMIGGMVLVEYVVHGWDLARAAGQDVSWDPGLLEFLREEVAATAGLGREMKAYGDEVPVPPTAPVLDRMLGLTGRDPAWTDRSE
- a CDS encoding AraC family transcriptional regulator — translated: MVRDARELRGAWAAFQSHGYADPPPDLAAFVSRYWFAEWDLRGQEPYRQKIVPYPSVYLTFLDGAAIVRGPERGHVVRVLEGRGRVFGVTFRPGCFRPFLGVPVSTITGRSLPAAEVFGPDLPRGTVEEVDAFLRAVLPAADPLAELAGAVVAQVQAEPRLTRVDELAARAGLGVRRLQRLFADYVGLGPKWVIRRYRLHEVGERLAAGADIDWARLAGELGYADQAHFTRDFTAMFGEPPTVYAQRYPER
- a CDS encoding MFS transporter encodes the protein MTDDRRRLEAAKVAVGITFAINGLGFAGWFARVPAVREDLGLSSAGLGLLLLCLSGAAIAAIPLAGPLVQRLGPARSVLIGSMAVVLGLLGLACGTMFGSVPLAGVGLMLLGVGNSTWDVAMNVEGADVERRLGRTLMPRFHAGFSLGTVAGAGVSAAAAAIGVALSTQLFLMAALAAIVMTLTVRRFLPHAPATAEQRTAGRVRDAWREPRTLLIGVIMLGFGFTEGAANDWLAIGLVDGYHATETVGAIGFGFFVVAMTLGRLFGGSAIERWGRVTVLRATAVSALLGLLLAVSGIGVPVVLVGALLWGAGASLGFPIGMSAAADDPLRAAIRVSVAGSIGYAAFLAGPPLIGVLAEHFGVLRALLVVLVAIGLGLAASAAARPLPIGRAARDEPVATP